The following are encoded together in the Myxococcales bacterium genome:
- a CDS encoding helix-turn-helix domain-containing protein, with protein MSNSRKEVLHALGQAVRARRHERRLTLAGLGEAAGVSPRFLAALELGDGNISVARLCDVAHALGVTAAELLVGVDAADGRGGLVALLGLRGAGKSTIGPKLAERLGTPFVEVDELVEKEAGMSLAEVFELHGDAFYRKLEREVLRRLAAGEVRAVIATGGSIVTDSESFELLQRSAVTVWLKARPEAHMARVIAQGDERPMKNRSDAMSELRSLLRSRTSLYAQADHVVDTQILGIEGSVAELARALGPEAQLTT; from the coding sequence ATGTCCAACTCCAGAAAAGAGGTGCTCCATGCCCTCGGCCAAGCCGTCCGAGCGCGCCGTCACGAACGGCGCCTGACGCTGGCTGGGCTGGGGGAGGCCGCCGGGGTCAGTCCGCGGTTCTTGGCCGCCCTGGAGCTCGGCGACGGCAACATCTCGGTCGCGCGCCTGTGCGACGTCGCCCACGCGCTCGGCGTCACGGCAGCCGAGCTTCTGGTCGGAGTCGACGCGGCGGACGGCCGCGGAGGACTCGTTGCGCTGCTCGGTCTCCGCGGCGCTGGCAAGAGCACGATTGGTCCGAAGCTGGCAGAGCGCCTCGGCACACCGTTCGTCGAGGTCGACGAGCTGGTCGAGAAAGAAGCCGGCATGTCGCTGGCCGAGGTGTTCGAGCTGCACGGTGACGCCTTCTATCGAAAGCTGGAGCGCGAGGTGCTCCGCAGGCTGGCCGCCGGCGAGGTCCGCGCCGTGATCGCCACCGGTGGAAGCATCGTGACCGACAGTGAGTCGTTCGAGCTCTTGCAACGGAGTGCGGTCACCGTCTGGCTCAAAGCCCGCCCGGAGGCACACATGGCGCGTGTCATCGCCCAAGGTGACGAGCGCCCGATGAAGAACCGCAGCGACGCGATGTCGGAGCTTCGCAGCCTGCTCCGAAGCCGTACGTCGCTCTACGCGCAGGCCGATCACGTGGTCGACACGCAGATCCTGGGCATCGAAGGCAGCGTGGCGGAGTTGGCGCGCGCGCTCGGGCCCGAGGCTCAGCTCACCACTTGA
- a CDS encoding peptidylprolyl isomerase, producing the protein MLLATGCQSRGSAAANGFPGPEQATLEAPAEFKARFTTGRGDFVVRVVRDWSPNGAARFYNLVKLGFYDGARFFRVVPGFVAQWGIHADGEPVMGRWRSASFRDDPVKESNTRGRLSFAMSGPNSRTTQVFVNLGENERLDGMGFAPFGEVVSGMEVVLALSSIHGQKPDQARIQREGNAFLDREFPGLDAIKHAEIVP; encoded by the coding sequence ATGCTTCTGGCCACGGGCTGTCAGTCGCGGGGCAGCGCCGCGGCCAACGGTTTTCCCGGACCGGAGCAGGCCACGCTCGAGGCACCCGCAGAGTTCAAGGCACGCTTCACGACCGGCCGCGGAGACTTCGTGGTGCGCGTCGTACGTGACTGGTCCCCGAACGGAGCCGCGCGCTTCTACAACCTGGTGAAGCTCGGCTTCTACGACGGGGCGCGCTTCTTCCGGGTGGTCCCCGGCTTCGTCGCCCAATGGGGGATCCACGCAGACGGCGAGCCCGTGATGGGTCGTTGGCGCAGCGCGAGCTTCAGGGACGATCCCGTCAAAGAATCCAACACCCGCGGGCGGCTCTCGTTCGCCATGTCGGGCCCGAACAGTCGCACCACACAGGTGTTCGTCAACCTGGGCGAGAACGAGCGCCTCGACGGCATGGGATTCGCTCCGTTCGGCGAGGTCGTCTCGGGCATGGAGGTCGTGCTCGCGCTCAGCTCCATCCACGGGCAGAAGCCCGACCAAGCGCGGATTCAACGCGAAGGGAACGCTTTCCTCGATCGCGAATTCCCAGGCCTCGACGCGATAAAACACGCCGAGATCGTGCCCTGA
- a CDS encoding YbbR-like domain-containing protein has protein sequence MTPDIIGAISTWLRAALTQNLGLKGLSFAFALGLFVYQKGQQDQQQRTVPVGVVMRLPPETAKRELMTPIPASIHVTLKGSTRAIDQLLQAGVAPVEIDLRDGQRESVAFEARMFTLPPEVEIIIIDPPNIDLEWQDVVTRQVPLQASITGKAADGFILKGEPEVDPHEMTVRGPVGLVEVIQYVRLAAFDVSGLTEGAYRRPIAIDAPPNRVSYIGPRSATVTATIARRLSEARFPKRTIEVIGVPNAVVTPRQVDVTVIGPPEIVRALRGEQVIPRIDLTKIEELDLKGHGSATVKVTVDVADADSEVQPPSVTVKW, from the coding sequence GTGACCCCCGACATCATCGGGGCAATCAGCACCTGGCTGCGCGCGGCGCTGACACAGAACCTTGGCTTGAAGGGCCTGTCGTTCGCCTTTGCACTCGGATTGTTCGTCTACCAAAAAGGGCAGCAAGACCAGCAACAGCGGACCGTGCCGGTCGGCGTCGTCATGCGGCTGCCGCCGGAGACGGCCAAGCGCGAGCTGATGACCCCGATCCCCGCCAGCATCCACGTCACGTTGAAGGGCTCCACGCGCGCCATCGATCAGCTGCTGCAGGCGGGGGTCGCCCCGGTCGAGATCGACCTGCGCGACGGCCAGCGCGAGAGTGTCGCGTTCGAGGCGCGCATGTTCACCCTGCCGCCAGAGGTCGAGATCATCATCATCGATCCACCCAACATCGACCTCGAGTGGCAGGACGTGGTTACGCGCCAGGTGCCGTTGCAAGCATCCATCACGGGCAAGGCGGCAGACGGTTTCATCTTGAAGGGTGAGCCCGAGGTCGATCCCCACGAGATGACGGTTCGCGGCCCCGTGGGTCTGGTCGAGGTGATCCAGTACGTGCGTTTGGCCGCCTTCGACGTGTCGGGCCTGACCGAGGGTGCCTACCGGCGCCCCATCGCCATCGATGCGCCGCCAAATCGCGTCAGCTACATCGGCCCCCGCAGCGCGACCGTGACCGCGACGATTGCACGGCGGCTGTCCGAGGCGCGCTTCCCCAAGCGCACCATCGAGGTGATCGGCGTGCCGAACGCGGTCGTGACCCCACGACAGGTCGACGTGACGGTGATCGGACCTCCGGAAATCGTGCGGGCGCTGCGCGGAGAACAGGTCATTCCTCGCATAGATTTGACGAAAATCGAGGAGCTCGACCTGAAGGGCCACGGCTCTGCCACCGTGAAGGTGACGGTCGACGTCGCGGACGCAGACTCGGAAGTGCAGCCGCCGAGCGTGACGGTCAAGTGGTGA
- a CDS encoding acyl-CoA dehydrogenase family protein, with protein MSVGEASFCKALFFGVVAEDLIFPFPQLSADEFQKTHDLVAKVRRFGDQEVDPACIDREARVDEQTLTRMRELGLFGLAVPPEYGGRGSSRLAACRVISELSAADASLGLMSVAHGAIGMRALLSFGSAEQQRRLLPRLATGERLLAFALTEEASGTDASTTRTAAQRLDGGYVLNGDKAWVTNGARADLFVVFARTSVLDQGEKPRLTPFIVERGPGVTVNPRRDLLGLRGAGVSEVAFRDVRLQPEAVLGEVGKGFRVAMEVMADARISVSAWLFGQLKALVNFTVARVQSRRSFGRSIGEFPILKNKVAKMLAEAFAVESMTFLTAGLVDRGVDDTTLESALARVAASESLWRTANDAMQIAGGSGYTGSLPLERRLRDARGGLVVDGTNETLRCFIALSGLRGPGERMGGLDRAIYEPLKGFGLLRDFAVRKVREAMRSERMARPHPLLAREAVLFEEITDALHRVSERALREHGREIAEMQQEQIRIANVLMDLYALGACLARTTTAIELHGESGARRELDLTAMFAAAARGRMQANLGRLEHADDALRKLIAARTYTDGGYPFDVI; from the coding sequence GTGAGTGTGGGAGAGGCGAGCTTCTGCAAGGCGCTCTTTTTCGGAGTGGTGGCGGAGGACCTGATCTTCCCGTTCCCGCAGCTGAGTGCCGACGAATTCCAGAAGACCCACGACCTGGTCGCGAAGGTTCGGCGCTTCGGCGATCAAGAGGTCGACCCAGCGTGCATTGACAGAGAGGCTCGAGTCGACGAGCAGACACTCACTCGGATGCGGGAGCTCGGGCTGTTTGGGCTCGCAGTGCCCCCCGAGTACGGTGGCCGCGGCTCGAGTCGCCTGGCCGCCTGCCGAGTGATCAGCGAGCTGTCCGCGGCGGATGCCTCACTCGGATTGATGAGCGTGGCGCACGGCGCCATTGGCATGCGGGCGCTCCTGTCGTTCGGCAGCGCTGAGCAGCAGCGGCGGCTCTTGCCGCGACTGGCAACGGGTGAGCGCCTGCTCGCGTTTGCGCTCACGGAAGAGGCCTCAGGTACCGACGCCAGTACGACGCGGACCGCGGCGCAGCGGCTGGACGGCGGCTACGTGCTGAATGGCGACAAAGCTTGGGTCACCAACGGCGCGCGCGCGGATCTGTTCGTGGTCTTTGCCCGGACGAGCGTCCTCGACCAGGGGGAGAAACCTCGCCTCACGCCCTTCATCGTCGAGCGGGGTCCGGGCGTCACGGTGAACCCGCGGAGAGATCTGCTCGGGCTGCGCGGAGCGGGTGTGTCCGAGGTGGCGTTTCGGGATGTGCGCTTGCAACCCGAGGCCGTCCTGGGTGAGGTCGGCAAGGGGTTCCGGGTCGCGATGGAGGTCATGGCTGACGCGCGCATATCCGTCTCCGCATGGCTGTTCGGCCAGCTGAAGGCGCTGGTGAACTTCACCGTCGCTCGAGTGCAGTCACGCCGCAGCTTCGGGCGTTCGATCGGGGAGTTTCCGATCCTCAAGAACAAGGTCGCGAAGATGCTGGCGGAGGCGTTCGCCGTCGAGTCGATGACCTTCCTGACCGCGGGACTCGTAGACCGCGGGGTCGACGACACGACGCTCGAGAGCGCGCTGGCGCGGGTCGCCGCTTCGGAGTCGCTGTGGCGCACCGCCAACGACGCGATGCAGATCGCCGGAGGCAGTGGGTACACCGGCAGCTTGCCCCTCGAACGACGCCTGAGGGACGCTCGGGGTGGGTTGGTGGTGGACGGGACGAACGAGACGCTGCGGTGTTTCATCGCGCTGTCTGGCCTGCGGGGTCCGGGGGAACGCATGGGCGGGCTCGACCGCGCGATCTACGAGCCGCTGAAGGGTTTTGGCCTGTTGCGCGACTTCGCCGTGCGCAAGGTGCGTGAAGCGATGCGCAGCGAACGCATGGCGCGCCCGCATCCGCTCCTGGCGCGGGAGGCGGTGCTGTTCGAGGAGATCACGGACGCGCTGCACAGGGTCTCCGAGCGGGCGCTGCGCGAGCATGGTCGCGAGATCGCCGAGATGCAGCAGGAGCAAATCCGCATCGCCAACGTGTTGATGGACCTGTACGCCCTGGGTGCATGTCTGGCGCGAACGACGACGGCCATCGAGCTGCATGGCGAGAGCGGGGCGCGCCGCGAGCTCGATCTCACGGCGATGTTTGCCGCCGCGGCGCGGGGCCGCATGCAGGCGAACCTCGGTCGGCTCGAACACGCCGACGACGCGCTCCGCAAGTTGATCGCAGCGCGAACGTATACCGACGGCGGTTACCCGTTCGACGTGATCTGA
- a CDS encoding HDIG domain-containing protein, with the protein MLRTRIRAGPLAGLVMSVLFALVLAAVQVGDHYVAAWAPKMGTNTAVSLRVPYGPRVVRDRATGRSDLHYEHQRIVVPRGAVLRKNNDADWTAFSYDLRHRPPEPPRLVAIFAIFFTLTMGLTAYLRRFGHQRLRLLRVQAGLLAAVGALAVLSKLVLLFTGLSEFWLPVAAVPLWIATSFDRRTAFVVTVVLAFIVASFLDFDLIFLSVLLARGMAATLLYLDRKRARQMILAGALAGLSAVGLYVAIMVTFEGAFAWRSDLAVLASSQLIACFGGGLTSGVLAAALRGPASRMLGHVPRERLLDLSDLEQPLLMQLAREAPGTFEHSRTMANLAEQAASAIGADALLTRVGAYYHDIGKSTQPKYFVENLSPDERSPHDELDPDVSADAIMAHVVLGTKILREGAVPEPVTEFAYTHHGTQLVEYFWTKCLQQDNPKGLDQGAFRYPGMRPQTRETAIVMLVDSIEAASRTVDPPAREAFETMIQRIVFTKLKDGQLDDCGLAMDELNVIVNRMADTLVNMHHHRIKYQWQAKRAQEFGVPSTAVPGAIGPSVVEAAPPDAVASEPAAESAHAPRRASAPAIEVALASVLPASAEASVLPPPATTRSETELTAPEAEPAPTAGEESPAARGASGAHPALRLGGKKTGSAS; encoded by the coding sequence ATGCTCCGCACGCGCATCAGAGCCGGTCCGCTTGCGGGCCTCGTGATGAGCGTCCTTTTCGCGCTCGTCTTGGCCGCCGTTCAGGTTGGCGATCACTACGTGGCGGCCTGGGCGCCCAAAATGGGAACCAACACGGCGGTTTCTCTGCGCGTTCCCTATGGGCCCAGGGTCGTGCGCGACCGGGCAACCGGACGCTCCGACCTCCACTACGAACACCAGCGGATTGTCGTGCCGCGCGGGGCGGTGCTGCGCAAGAACAACGACGCGGATTGGACCGCGTTCAGCTACGACCTTCGGCATCGCCCCCCGGAGCCCCCGCGCCTGGTGGCGATATTCGCCATCTTCTTCACCCTGACGATGGGGCTCACGGCGTATCTGCGCCGCTTCGGTCACCAGCGCTTGCGCCTGCTTCGAGTCCAGGCCGGACTCCTGGCGGCGGTTGGAGCGCTGGCCGTGCTCTCGAAGCTGGTGCTCCTTTTCACCGGGCTCTCGGAGTTCTGGCTGCCGGTGGCGGCGGTACCCCTCTGGATTGCCACCAGCTTCGACCGCCGGACCGCGTTCGTGGTCACGGTCGTGCTCGCCTTCATCGTGGCGTCCTTCTTGGACTTCGACCTGATCTTCTTGTCCGTGCTCCTGGCCCGCGGCATGGCGGCAACGTTGCTCTACCTGGATCGCAAGCGCGCGCGCCAGATGATCCTGGCGGGAGCGCTGGCTGGGCTCAGCGCGGTGGGGCTCTACGTCGCCATCATGGTCACCTTCGAGGGCGCATTCGCCTGGCGCTCGGACCTGGCCGTGCTCGCCAGCTCGCAGTTGATCGCCTGTTTCGGCGGTGGACTGACGTCCGGCGTCCTCGCGGCGGCGCTGCGAGGTCCGGCGTCGCGCATGCTCGGTCACGTCCCTCGCGAACGCCTGCTCGATCTCTCGGATCTGGAGCAGCCGCTCCTCATGCAGCTCGCGCGGGAAGCGCCGGGCACGTTCGAGCACTCCCGGACGATGGCGAACCTGGCGGAGCAAGCCGCCAGCGCGATTGGCGCCGATGCCTTGCTCACGCGAGTGGGCGCCTACTATCACGACATCGGCAAGTCGACGCAGCCGAAGTACTTCGTGGAGAACCTGAGCCCCGACGAGCGGTCGCCGCACGACGAGCTGGACCCGGACGTGAGCGCCGACGCAATCATGGCGCACGTCGTGCTGGGCACGAAGATCCTCCGCGAGGGAGCGGTACCGGAGCCCGTGACCGAGTTTGCGTACACTCATCATGGCACGCAGCTGGTGGAGTATTTTTGGACCAAATGCCTGCAGCAAGACAATCCCAAGGGTCTCGATCAGGGTGCGTTCCGTTACCCGGGCATGCGCCCCCAGACTCGGGAGACCGCCATCGTCATGCTGGTGGACTCGATCGAGGCGGCCTCGCGCACGGTCGACCCGCCGGCCCGCGAGGCGTTCGAGACGATGATTCAACGCATCGTCTTCACGAAGCTCAAGGACGGGCAGCTCGACGACTGTGGTCTCGCCATGGATGAGCTCAACGTGATCGTGAACCGGATGGCGGACACGCTGGTGAACATGCACCACCACCGCATCAAGTATCAGTGGCAGGCCAAGCGTGCTCAGGAGTTCGGCGTGCCGTCGACGGCGGTCCCCGGCGCAATCGGGCCGAGCGTCGTCGAAGCAGCACCGCCCGACGCGGTGGCCTCCGAGCCTGCGGCGGAGTCGGCGCATGCACCGCGCCGCGCGTCGGCGCCTGCCATCGAGGTCGCGCTCGCCTCGGTGTTGCCCGCGAGCGCAGAGGCGTCGGTCCTGCCCCCGCCCGCGACTACCCGTTCGGAGACCGAGCTGACGGCGCCCGAGGCCGAACCGGCACCAACGGCAGGCGAGGAGAGCCCGGCGGCCCGCGGCGCGAGCGGGGCTCACCCGGCGCTCCGGCTCGGTGGAAAGAAGACGGGCAGCGCCTCGTGA
- a CDS encoding protein kinase has product MEARDQRSDSRERVVGSYALKRRLGSGAMGEVWLGWHQNTESLAAIKLLRQDPALRGRARRFFDRERRIIGRLSHPNIVGLYEVGPTHIAMAYVDGPNLAQRVMNGIEPRQALSYALQIASALSHAHDVGVVHRDVKPGNILLDSRGNAFLADFGLATLVEEDNEARSMRAGTPGYMPPEQHRGAGVGPAADQFALGRTLLEMLAGGPVSPHIDQAVLQLPAGTPAELVTILKRACAPEAIDRFRSMDDFSHALGSVSPEGNAPPLRLAAELRVRAPFAWCSAATRTLQVSHDVARADYTLGAIEQAGVLPAGAAAGLLADAGLSELGFSLYAHESRLGSVADSAMLARASDVVVLVHGSLCTRSVWSAVAANICRNNPLAVVLVPDVLGSGESKWSPTAPPGSASTQRLVRTLVAWLELLGVRELPTVLLAHSAAATALLGVTDDDLGERTTRVAVTPIFPSTLAPLRVALHVTALLLETFGRFSLIKRWLGWASFMFGPATRGYTVVERERMLHQFLALPAPALAELCRSLARAKPEPSDRLDRCAIVVSTDDPVAPEAHVRKTLDALGFPPRSIHTITGAGHMPQFQSEEHPEWTLRNVDDLVRIAESMLVSAREGDPSSTVVASTVLESTGDASAPSGPPQKPAEAGVQASAGQ; this is encoded by the coding sequence ATGGAGGCCAGAGACCAGCGCTCGGACAGCCGTGAACGCGTCGTGGGCTCCTACGCGCTCAAACGACGCCTGGGCAGCGGCGCGATGGGTGAAGTGTGGCTCGGTTGGCATCAAAACACCGAGAGTCTCGCGGCGATCAAGTTGCTCCGCCAGGACCCCGCACTTCGGGGACGCGCACGCCGTTTTTTCGACCGCGAGCGCAGGATCATCGGTCGGCTCTCTCACCCAAACATAGTGGGACTGTACGAGGTTGGACCGACGCACATCGCCATGGCCTACGTCGACGGCCCGAATCTGGCCCAACGCGTGATGAACGGCATCGAACCTCGGCAGGCACTGTCTTATGCGCTGCAAATCGCCTCGGCCCTGTCGCATGCCCACGACGTCGGGGTGGTCCACCGTGACGTGAAACCGGGCAACATTCTGCTCGACTCGCGAGGCAACGCGTTCCTGGCCGACTTCGGCCTCGCGACCCTCGTCGAAGAAGACAACGAGGCCCGCTCGATGCGCGCTGGCACCCCCGGCTACATGCCGCCCGAGCAGCACCGAGGCGCTGGGGTGGGACCCGCGGCGGACCAGTTTGCCCTCGGGCGCACGCTGCTCGAGATGCTCGCTGGCGGTCCAGTCTCGCCACACATCGACCAGGCCGTGCTCCAGCTACCCGCGGGCACCCCCGCCGAGCTGGTCACCATTCTGAAGCGCGCCTGCGCACCCGAGGCCATCGATCGCTTTCGCAGCATGGACGACTTCTCCCACGCGCTCGGCAGTGTCTCTCCCGAGGGCAACGCGCCTCCGCTGCGTCTGGCTGCGGAGCTGCGCGTTCGTGCGCCCTTCGCCTGGTGCAGTGCCGCCACGCGCACGCTGCAGGTCTCTCACGACGTCGCGCGCGCCGACTACACGCTCGGCGCCATCGAACAGGCTGGCGTGCTGCCGGCGGGGGCTGCAGCCGGGCTGCTGGCCGACGCAGGCCTGTCCGAGCTGGGTTTTTCGCTCTACGCCCACGAGAGCCGGCTCGGCAGCGTCGCCGACTCGGCCATGCTAGCCCGCGCGAGTGACGTCGTGGTCTTGGTGCACGGCAGCTTGTGCACGCGCAGCGTTTGGAGCGCCGTGGCCGCCAACATTTGCCGCAACAACCCGCTGGCAGTGGTGCTCGTGCCCGATGTGCTCGGCTCCGGGGAGTCGAAGTGGAGCCCCACGGCACCGCCCGGGAGCGCGTCGACCCAGAGGCTCGTGCGTACGCTGGTCGCCTGGCTCGAGCTCTTGGGGGTGCGCGAGCTGCCGACGGTGCTGCTCGCGCACTCGGCTGCGGCCACCGCGCTGCTCGGCGTCACGGACGACGATCTCGGGGAGCGCACCACCCGCGTCGCGGTGACCCCCATATTCCCGTCGACCCTCGCGCCGCTGCGCGTTGCGCTGCACGTCACCGCGCTCCTGCTCGAGACCTTCGGACGCTTCTCGCTCATCAAGCGCTGGCTCGGCTGGGCCTCGTTCATGTTCGGGCCGGCGACCCGCGGCTACACGGTGGTGGAACGCGAGCGCATGCTGCACCAGTTTCTCGCGCTCCCCGCGCCGGCGTTGGCCGAGCTCTGTCGCTCGCTCGCCAGGGCCAAGCCCGAACCGTCGGATCGCCTGGACCGTTGCGCCATCGTCGTGTCCACTGACGACCCGGTCGCTCCCGAAGCCCACGTGAGAAAGACCCTGGACGCGCTGGGTTTCCCCCCGAGGAGCATCCATACCATCACCGGCGCCGGCCACATGCCGCAGTTCCAGAGCGAAGAGCACCCGGAGTGGACCTTGCGCAACGTCGATGATCTGGTCCGCATCGCCGAGTCGATGCTGGTGTCGGCGCGGGAAGGAGATCCGTCGAGCACCGTGGTGGCGAGCACCGTGCTCGAGTCGACAGGCGATGCGTCCGCACCGAGCGGGCCACCCCAAAAACCAGCCGAGGCCGGCGTTCAGGCCTCGGCTGGACAGTGA
- a CDS encoding PaaI family thioesterase — protein sequence MSQARAIFSRANFVRELGIQLVDLGPGWVETELVIEERHMQQDGVVHAGVQATLADHSAGAAAGTLAPPGHATLSVELKLQLLRPARGQRLRCRAEVLKPGRVIVATEAWVYACQGADERLTSKLSATMTYARLEPRE from the coding sequence ATGAGCCAGGCGCGCGCGATCTTTTCTCGCGCCAACTTCGTGCGCGAGCTCGGCATTCAGCTCGTCGACCTCGGGCCGGGCTGGGTCGAGACGGAGCTGGTCATCGAAGAGCGCCACATGCAGCAGGACGGCGTGGTTCACGCCGGCGTGCAAGCCACCCTGGCGGATCACAGCGCGGGCGCAGCGGCCGGCACCCTGGCGCCGCCGGGGCACGCGACCCTGAGCGTCGAGCTGAAGCTTCAGCTGCTCCGGCCGGCGCGGGGTCAAAGACTTCGCTGTCGCGCTGAAGTGCTGAAGCCCGGTCGTGTGATCGTGGCGACCGAGGCATGGGTGTACGCGTGCCAGGGTGCAGACGAAAGACTGACGTCGAAGCTCAGCGCGACCATGACCTACGCGCGACTCGAGCCGCGGGAGTGA
- a CDS encoding TIGR00159 family protein: MLDSLFRYFAERSGAQLARDVLDVVIVYYVFYRALLVLRGTRAMQVGVGLGMVFLLYIGAKVLQLVTVVSVLGALISSIILVIVVVFQNDIRRGLQRVGSRALFGGIGRAQETKLIDEVVEAATELARHRIGAIITLEQDANLDEFVGVHKGHILDAAVSRELLVSLFIPEGVNKLHDGSVVIRNYRIAKAGVFFPMPEGRVLDDSFGSRHRAALGITEETDAVVIVVSEERGTISFCFNGNIASNLDGPKLRTMLEAIFSPKARGKKRKTRRADAEAAASVAPSVGDRTRPPPSVRIAEVDAPADVDRPSGSIRGEQPAKDRDSEPPTPLRARAVPTEEGAARTSLITSSPTGRTPVPRAGMPRAAEKPLRATHSDDDEPDSGEDDGAEPSGGRS, from the coding sequence ATGTTGGATAGCCTGTTCCGCTATTTCGCCGAGAGGTCCGGCGCACAGCTTGCCCGCGACGTGCTCGACGTCGTGATCGTCTACTACGTGTTTTATCGCGCGCTGCTGGTGCTCCGGGGCACACGCGCGATGCAGGTCGGTGTGGGCCTGGGCATGGTCTTTTTGCTGTACATCGGCGCCAAGGTCCTGCAGCTGGTAACCGTCGTCTCGGTCCTCGGCGCGCTCATCTCGAGCATCATCTTGGTGATTGTGGTGGTGTTCCAGAACGACATCCGCCGCGGTCTGCAACGCGTGGGCAGTCGGGCGTTGTTCGGCGGCATCGGACGCGCCCAGGAGACCAAGCTGATCGACGAGGTCGTCGAGGCCGCAACGGAGCTCGCACGTCATCGCATCGGCGCCATCATCACGCTCGAGCAGGACGCGAACCTCGACGAGTTCGTGGGTGTGCACAAGGGCCACATCCTGGACGCCGCCGTGTCCCGCGAGCTCTTGGTCTCACTCTTCATCCCGGAGGGGGTCAACAAGCTGCACGACGGCTCGGTCGTGATCCGGAACTATCGCATCGCGAAGGCAGGGGTGTTCTTCCCGATGCCCGAAGGGCGAGTGCTGGACGATAGTTTCGGCTCACGTCACCGCGCAGCGCTCGGCATCACCGAGGAGACCGACGCGGTCGTGATCGTGGTGAGCGAAGAGCGCGGCACCATCAGCTTCTGCTTCAACGGCAACATTGCCTCCAACCTCGACGGGCCGAAGCTGCGAACCATGCTCGAGGCCATTTTCAGTCCGAAGGCGCGCGGCAAGAAGCGCAAGACGCGACGCGCCGACGCCGAGGCCGCCGCGAGTGTCGCCCCGAGCGTGGGTGACCGCACGCGGCCGCCGCCGAGCGTGCGAATCGCAGAGGTCGATGCCCCTGCCGACGTCGATCGGCCGTCGGGTTCCATTCGAGGCGAGCAGCCCGCGAAGGACCGGGACAGCGAGCCGCCGACCCCGCTCCGGGCGCGAGCCGTGCCGACGGAAGAAGGAGCCGCTCGCACATCCCTGATCACGAGCTCCCCGACCGGCCGCACCCCGGTGCCGCGGGCCGGCATGCCACGCGCCGCCGAGAAACCCCTGAGAGCCACCCACAGCGACGACGACGAGCCGGACTCCGGGGAAGACGACGGCGCGGAACCCAGCGGAGGTCGCTCGTGA
- the folP gene encoding dihydropteroate synthase has translation MGVLNTTPDSFYDGGRYADALTSVTQVDRLLADGADVIDIGGESTRPGSTPVSADDQLSRIEPALVHAVARGALVSIDTTLPAVAERALALGARWVNDVSCLADVRLAEVVADAGAILVLMHSREPMSTLRGFSEYPDSAYGDVVADVLTEWRAARDRAVAAGVSKARVWMDPGLGFAKNARQSFELLRRLHELTHEGVPVVVGPSRKSFIAAADGSEASERLGGTIAACLHAVDQGARVLRVHDVQAVRQALYVAKTSRATGSSAHVG, from the coding sequence ATGGGCGTGCTCAACACAACTCCGGATTCGTTCTACGATGGTGGGCGCTACGCGGATGCACTGACCAGCGTCACGCAGGTCGACCGGTTGCTCGCCGACGGCGCCGACGTCATCGACATTGGCGGCGAGTCGACGCGGCCGGGGTCGACGCCCGTGTCGGCGGACGACCAACTCTCTCGCATCGAACCTGCGCTCGTGCACGCGGTGGCGCGCGGCGCCCTGGTGTCCATCGACACGACTCTGCCGGCGGTCGCCGAACGGGCGCTCGCTCTTGGAGCGCGCTGGGTGAACGACGTCTCGTGCCTGGCCGATGTTCGACTGGCGGAGGTCGTCGCGGACGCCGGTGCGATCCTGGTGCTCATGCACAGCCGCGAACCCATGAGCACGCTCCGCGGCTTCTCCGAGTATCCAGACTCGGCGTATGGCGACGTGGTCGCCGACGTGCTCACCGAGTGGCGAGCCGCCCGCGATCGCGCGGTCGCGGCCGGCGTGAGCAAGGCTCGCGTGTGGATGGATCCGGGCCTCGGCTTCGCGAAGAACGCCCGACAGTCGTTCGAGTTGCTCCGCCGCCTGCACGAGCTCACACACGAGGGTGTGCCGGTGGTGGTTGGCCCCAGTCGCAAGTCGTTCATCGCGGCCGCCGACGGCTCTGAGGCATCGGAGCGTTTGGGAGGCACGATTGCCGCATGCCTTCACGCCGTCGACCAGGGCGCCCGTGTGCTGCGCGTTCACGACGTGCAAGCGGTCCGCCAGGCGCTGTACGTGGCAAAAACCAGTCGAGCCACCGGGAGCAGCGCGCATGTTGGATAG